The genomic window CGCTCAACGTCCTGAGCCGCAAACAGACCGCCGTACAGCGGCAGCTGCGCCGATCGGGTCTGGCGGGGTACGAGCCCGTCACCCAGGCGACGCTGCTGGCCCTGGCGCAGCAGGCGCCGCCGGGCAGCGCGGTGTACGACGTCGGCGCGCACATCGGCCTCTACGCGGCACTGATCGACGCGGTGTACGGCCACCGGCTGTCGGTGCACGCCTTCGAACCGACACCGGACACGGCACGCATCTGTGAGGACATCCGCCGGCACAACGGCCTCGGCTTCGAGCTGATCACCTCGGCGGTCTCCGACACGCCGGGCACCGCCGAGCTCTGTCTGTCCCTGAAGGGCGAATCCTCCAACTCCCTCAACGCCGCGCATCGCAAGCACACCGAGACCGTGAGCGTGCCGGTCACCACGCTGGACGCGTTCACCGAGGAACGGTCGGCCCGGCCCCACCTCATCAAGATCGATGTGGAGACGCTGGAGGGCCAGGTGCTGGCGGGCGCGCTGGAGACGGTGCGCCGCCACCGGCCCTGGATCGTGCTGGAGATCCTGCCCAGCTCGGACCATGACGCCTTGGGCCGGGCGTTGGATGTGCTCACCGAGCTGGGGTACGGACTGCATCTCCTCCAGCCGGAGAGCCCGTGGCCCGGCAGAAACCGCGGCGACTACCGTCGGCACGTGGGCGGTCAGTGCCGCGACTGGCTGCTCGCGCCCGCGCCGCTCACCTACGACTTCCACCACGCGGTACGCACCTGGCTCAGGGCCATCCTGGCGTGCGACGAGCGCACCAACCTGATCGTCCCCGCCGGTGTCTTCTTCCCCCACGGCTGGAACGCCCCGTATCGGTCTGCCCTGGCGAGTGAAGTCCACGACCGCCTCAGCTGGCGTAAGTCACGGCCGGGCCGGGTCCAGGCGAGGACGTGACCGCACTCAAGGCGCCGGCGGCGGGAGGGAGACGAGCAGGGCGCGGGATGACGGTGTGCTGCCCGGTGTCCAGGGGGTGTCGGGTGTCGCCCCGGGGAGCGTGCGGCGTTCGGCGTCGCGCAGGGCCGGGTGGCCGTCGCCGCGCAGGGCCGCGTAGAAGGCCACGTCGTCGGGTATGCCGTCGGCTCGGTCCCGCAGCACGCACTCCATCAGCCGCCGCCCGGCCGGCTCCTGCACGTTGTCCAGCAGCACCACCGGCCGCCCGGCCCGGTGCGTGCGCCGTACGACCCCCGCGTACGCGTCGTCGAGGTCCGCCAGCAGCGCCCGTACGAGACGGCGCTCGGCGTAGGTGCGCGGGGCGCCGTCCGTCCGGAAGTGCCCGGAGAGCAGGACGAGCCCGAGCTTGGGGTTGCCGCCCGTCCTCGGGTGGTCGCGATACCAGACGGCGCCCTTGCGCAGCCGCCGGTGCGCGGACGACATGCCCTCGGTGAACGCCTCCAGGGCCGCCTCGATGACCGGCTCGACCACCAGCCCCGACCCGGACAGCGAGGCCGTCAGTCTCGCCGCCACTCTGCCCGCCCATCGGCCGGGCCCCGGCCGCGACCCCGTCTCGCTCAGCGCCAGGATCCGCTCGGCCTCCTCCCGGACCCGCGGCAGGTCCCGGCCGCGCCAGCCGCCCGCCGCGACGGCCAGCAGCCCGCACGCCAGCCTCGGGAACGTGATCCGCCTCCCGGTCCCCGGCACCGGCTCCGCGAGCTGCTCCGCGACCGTCAGCAGTGCCTCGTACGCGGGCGACCACGACTCCACCGGCCGGTCCGGCGGCGGCCCGTCGAACCGCGACTCCTCGCCGTCGATCAACGCGACGGGGGTACGGCCCCGGTACGCGGCCCGCAGCTCACGCAGCATCGCGCTCTTGCCGAGCCCCCGGCCGCCCGCGAGCACCACGAAGGGCAGTTCCTGAGTCGCCGTTGTTGTTGTCATAGCTGTTGTGGTTATCAACAGCGGGGCGGCGAGGGGAAGTTGGGTCGAAATGAAGGCGGAGGTTGCCCGTTCGGTTACGGAAGCGTCCGAACGGTGTCGACGAAGCGGTGCCAGGCGGAGCGGTTGATGACCATTACGGGGCCGTCAGGGTTCTTGCTGTCGCGGACGGGGACGAGTCCGGGGAAACCGGGGGCTACTTCGATGCAGTCGCCGCCGTTGTCGTCGCTGTAGCTGCTCTTGATCCAGGTCGCCACGCTCAGTTGGTACCTGTCCATGATGCTCGTACCCCTTCATCGCGTCGCTGATCAGAGCGGCGGACTCACGGGCTGACGGAGCGTCTGCCCTGAGCACATCATAGGTCTGGCTGTACCGTCCGAAGACGGCCGGATCGTCGCTGAAGTAGCCGCGGTCCAGGGTCTCCGAGTAGACCCACTTGTGCCCGTCCGGCAGCGTGATCAGCGACATTGAACCGTTGGGGCGGATGAGTCCCGAGAGACCGGCCGGGGCGACCTGGATGTGGACGTTGGCGCGCTCGGCCACGTCGAGCAGGTGCGCACACTGACCCCGCATGACGGCCGGGCTGCCCACCAGGTTGCGTAGACAGCTTTCGTCCAACACCACGGCGTAGAACGGGCCGTCAGGTTCCAGGAAGCGCTGCTGTCGGCTCAGTCGGGCACGTACTCGCTCCTCCACCTCCTCGGAAGTCCTGCGGCGACGGCTGAACAGCGCCTCCATGTAGTCCACTGTCTGCAAGAGGCCCGGGATGACGCGCTCGTGGTACGCACGCAGGTCGACGACCTCCGCATCCATCTCTGCCCGGCGCTTGAACCAATCCGGATGTTCCACCTGCGGATACCAGTCGACCTTGCCCCACATCCGGGTCAACACCCCACCCGTGTCCAGCACCGCGTCACACCGCTTCGCGAACTGCTCGCTCGGGACCCTCGTGCCCGCCTCGATCTTCGCCACCTGCGACCGGTCGCAGGGGATCTGCTTGGCCAGCGCCTCCTGCGTCAGCAGCGCCGCCTCGCGGAAGTGCCGTAGTACCTCGCCGAACAGCACCGAACTCCCGGCCCCGCCGGCCCCCTCGGCGTTCCGCCTCGTCACAACGTCCCCCTCGTGCTCCTCCGTGGCAAAGGCCCAGTGCCACGCGTCCCGCGTTGATAGCGACCGTTCCCGTCGGCGACGCTATGTACACCCAGAGTTACGAACAGGGCTGTGGAGTGCGTGTGGAACCAGAGGGGCAGCTTGTCTACGACCCGCAGACGCGGCGCGTGGGTGAGTACCGGGACAAGGTCGGGCCGTATGCGATGTTGCGCCCGGTGGGCGGCGGCAGGGAGTGGGAGGCGGATCCGGAGGCGTTGCGGCCGGCGACTCCGGCGGAGCGGATCGGGGCGCAGGTGAGGGCCGCCAACCAGCGTTCGAAGAGGAGGGTGTGACGGTGCGTCAGCGAGATGAGGGTGGGCTTGGGCGCCCGCCCGTGCCGGTTCCCGGTTGTGTGACGTGCGCCGAACTGGCCGTACGACGGGACGAGGCGCGGGCCCGTTACGACCGCAGCGCGGAGACCGACGCGAACGTCCTGCTCCGGCACCATCAGCGCCGCGACCACACCACCGCGCCCCGGACCCGCCGCGTCTTCCGCTACGTGCCGTACGTCATCGCGCAGGACACGACGGCCGAGCCGGAGTACGAGGCGCGGTGTGTGTCGGGTGACGAGGAGGAGTGCGGGGCGGAGTCCGGCGTACGGCACGACCCGGCGGCCGTGGAGCAGTGGCAGCGCAAGCACACGCAGGAGACCCGGCATCTGCGGTACCGCCGGAGCTTCGGGGACTACTCGGTGCTGGAGCCGCTGGGGTGAGACCGGCCGGAAGGGCTCGGTGAGCACAGCGCGGACCCGGGCTCGTGGAAGGTGATCAGCTTTCCGGTCCTCGGCGGTCCGGGCCCAGGGCGTCGCGGACGGCGGTCAGGATGGTGTCGGTGTCGGCGCCCAGTGCGCGGGCGGAGGCGGTGAAGTCGCGGGCGAGCGTGGCGAGTTGGAGGGCGTACGGGCGGGTCGGGCCGGTCGGCGGCGCCGCGACCCGGGTGCCCGCGCCGCGGCGGGTGCGGATCAGCTCGGCGGCCTCCAGCTCGCGGTAGGCGCGGGCGACCGTGCCCGGCGCCAGACCGAGGTCCGTGGCCAGCTGGCGCACGGTCGGCAGCCGTTCGCCCTCGGTCAGCCGGCCGGTGACGATCAGCGCGGCGAGCTGCGCGCGGATCTGCTCGTACGGCGGTACCTGGCTGGTGGTGTCGACGCGGACGGCGGGCTCACTCATCGCCGACGGCCTCGTCCCCGGCCGCGTCGTCGTCGACCGCCCGGGGTGCCACCACGGTGACCAGGGACCAGACGACGGTGAACAGGTTGAGCAGGGCCAGGGGGTAGAACACCCAGAAGGTGAGGGCGCCCAGCACGCCGGCGCAGCCCGTCTCCGTCAGCGAGACGGAGACCATCAGCACGGCGTACAGCTGCTGGCTCGACACCAGCAGGCCCCAGGCCCCGGTGACCGCCCACGCGCGGTCGCGGCGCTGCTGTTCCTCGCCCGGGCCGTGGGCGATGCGGCGCAGGGCCCAGACGCAGGTGGGGGTGGCTATGGCGAGCGCGCCGAACATCGGGAGGGTGTAGTACAGGCCGGGCCAGGGGCCGGTGGTCGCGCGCATCCCGTTGCAGGTGATGGTGAGGACCTTCCCCGTACTGAATATCCGGTCGGGGTCGACGGATGCCGTGGCGGCCGTGATCACCAGCAGGACGGCGAGGGAGACCCCCTGGAGGGCGATCAGAGGGCCCATGTGCGGTGGGACATGGTCTCTGACCAGGCGTGGGGCGAGACTCGCGGTGCGTACCGCGGCCTGGGGGCGCAGGGTCAGGGCGTCGGCGAGCAGTACGCCGGCCACCGCGCACAGGCCGAAGGCCGTGATGCAGAACACGACGCGCTGCTCGAACTCGACGTCCCCCAGTGTGGACAGCGCCTGTGCGACCACGAGGCCGATGGCCAGACCGGACCAGCGGGCGTAGTGGTCGGCGTGGTCGAGGAGTCGGGACGCCGGCGAGGCGGTGTCGAGCATGTGGAGATCCCCCGGGACTTGTATCAGCTTGAGCCCAGCTTGTATCAAGCGGTGAGTACAAGATGCCCCGGGGTGGGATCTTGTGTCAAACGTTCGATACAAGCTCAAGCTCAGGTCACAGTGATCGAGTCCAACTGCGCCCGCAGGTACACATGGGAGTCCACCGGCGGGTACGCCACCCGCCCGACCGGCGCGGGGACGGACTCGACGACCGTGCCCGGGGTGCACTCGCCGAAGTAGACCAGCGACATCAGCTCCTCGGCGGGCTCGTCGGCCGGGGGCGGCAGCACGCGGTGACGCCCGGAACGCCAGCGGTCGCCGGTCCAACGGGCCATCAGGTCACCGATGTTGATGGTGAAGGCGTCCGGGTCGTAGGGGGCGTCCTCCCAGCCGCCCTCGTCCGTGTACACCTGGAGCCCGCCCTTGCCGGCCTGCCGGTCGAGGATCGTGACCGTGCCGAAGTCGGTGTGCGGGCCGATGCGGAACTGACCCGGCACCGGGTCGCCGATGACCTCCGTACCCGGGTACCAGTTGATGTTGAAGCCGTAGGTGGGGTGGCTCATGTGGCGGGAGAAGAAGTCCGGTTCGAGACCGAGGGCCTCACCGAGGAGGGAGAGGAGCAGGTCCTCCAGCTCGCCCATCCGCGCCAGGTACTCCTCGCAGAGCCCCCGCAGCTCCGGCACCTCCGCCGGCCATACATTCGGCGCGTACCACTCCGCGTTCACGACCGGGTCGTCGAACGGCTCGTGCGTCGCGAACGTCAGCGACTCCTTGAGGTCCGGCGGAGTCTCCGTACCCTCCGCATACCCGTTCGCCTCGGCCCCCGGCCCGAGCCACCCGCGCCCGCCGACCTTCACCTCGTACGCCTGCTTGGCCTCGACGGGGAGGGTGAAGAAGGCGCGCGCGGCCTCCCGGATACGGGTGCGGAGGGCAGGGTCGACACCGTGGCCGGTGACGAGGAGGAAACCGGCGGTCTGGAGGGCCTCGTCGACGGTACGGGCGATGGCTGCGCGGGCGCCTGGGGCGCCGTCGAGCCAGGGGCGCAGGTCGATGGTGGGGATGCGGGGGCCGCCGGGGGTGGCGGGCGTCTTGGGGTCACTCACCGATGTCCTCGTTCCACAGAGCCGGGTTGTGCTCGATGAAGTCGCGCATCAGGGACACGCACTCCGGGTCGTCCAGCACGACGATCTCCACGCCGTGTTCGGCGAGCCAGTCGTGCCCGCCGTGGAAGGTGACGGCCTCCCCGACCACCACCCTGGAGATGCCGAACTGCCGCACCAGCCCCGAGCAGTACCAGCACGGCGACAGCGTCGTCACCATCGTCGTACCGCGATACGTCCGCTGCCGCCCCGCAGCACGGAAGGCGGCCGTCTCGGCGTGCATGGAGGGGTCGCCGTCCTGGACGCGGCGGTTGTGGCCGCGCCCGAGGAGGGTGCCGTCGGGGCCGTAGAGCGCGGCGCCGATGGGGATCCCGCCCTCGGCGAGCCCGGCCCGCGCCTCCTCCACGGCGGTGGCGAGCCAGGCGCGTGCCCGCGCCTGTGCTGGTGACTGCGGCTGGTCCATGACCTCACTCTGCCCACGAAACGCCCGGGTCACGTGCTCGGCGGTGGGAGGAGGGTGCCCAGGGGGCCGAGGTCGAGGTTGAGGTCGTCCAGGGTGAGGCCGTAGTGGTCGCAGAGTTCGGTCATGCGGTCGTGGAGGACCATCAGGGTCATGCCGAGGCGTTCCTCCTGGTCCTCGGTGAGGCCGCCCTGGTCGACGCGGTGGAGGGCCTGGCGTTCCATCAGCTGGCGGAGCAGTTCGACGATGGTGAGGACGAGGCGGACGAGATCCCGTTCCACCGTGTCGGGGTCGGTGCGCAGCCGGCGCGCCACGGCTCCGCCCCGGCCGGTGGGCGCCGGCGTGATGTCGTCCGGCCGTGCGGGCAGCAGCGAGAACGCGCGGTTCGCGGCCTCGGACACCTCGCGGAGCCGGTCGGTGGGCGGGCCGTCAGGCAGGGGTGGCGGTGTCGTCGCCATGGCCGCCCCCTTCCGCGTACGTCCGCTCGGGCAGGGCGGGTGCCCACTGGCCGGCCTGTGCGTCGTGTGCGGGCTCGGGGAGGGCCGACGCCCACTGCTTGTCCATCTCCTCGCGGACGGCGACGATCACCGCGCGCAGCGAGACCCGCACCAGGTCGATGTCCGCGATGCTCAGGACGAGGTCTCCGGTGAGTACGACGCCGCCGCTCAGCAGCCGGTCGAGCAGGTCGATCAGGGCCACTTGCCGGCCGCTGATCGGGCGGTCGTAGTCGTCGTACTCGTACTCGCCGTACGCGCTCATTGGCGGCGGGCCCTTCCTCAGCTCCGGTCCTCTTCGTCCTCGTCGGTCACGACCTTCCGGCGTTTGCGTCGGGGCTCTGCCGTACGGCTCTCCTCGCGGGGCTTCCGCTCGGTGGGGCGGGGGCGGCGGCGCTCGGCCGGTTGGCTCGGGGACAGCTCCGGCGGGGACTCCGCGACGCGTTGGCGTAGTTCCTTCACCTCGGCGCGGAGGCGCTCGTTCTCGTCGGCGAGGGAGCGCCGGCCGTCGGAGCGGGACGCGCGGGAGGAGAGGGCGGGGTCGTGCTCCCACCAGTCGATGCCGATCTCCTTCGCCTTGTCGACCGAGGCCACCAGGAGGCGGAGCTTGATGGTGAGCAGCTCGATGTCCAGCAGGTTGACCCTGATGTCGCCGACGATGACGATGCCCTTGTCGAGAACGCGTTCAAGGATGTCGGCGAGGTTCGCGCTGGAGCCCTGGTTGTACGGATAGGGGCTTCGCGACGATGACGGCGACGACGACGGGGAAGGCGACGACGAAGGCACCGGGGAGTCGGGATGGGTCACGGCTCACTCGACCTCGTTTCCTTCCGCCCTCCGTCTTCGTCCTCGTCCGCTTCTTCCTCCTCCTCCCATTCCTCCTCGGGGCCGTAGTCCTCGTCGTCCTCGGCGGCTTCGGCTTCGGCTTCGTTTTCGTCTTCGTCTGCTTCCTTCTGCTCCTCGTCGTACTCGTCCTCGGGCTCTGCGCCCTCCTGGCCCTCTTCGCCCTCTTCGGTCTCTTCGTCCTCGTCCCGCTCCTCGTCCTCGTCCCGCTCCTCGTCGGCGGCCTCCGGTTCCTGGACCTCCGCGTCGTGGATCTCTCCGCGCCAGCCCCCGGTGGCCTCGCCGCGCATCATGACGAAGGTGCGGTAGAGCTTCAGGTCGAGGCGGGCGCGGCGGCCCTGGGCCCGTACCAGGCTTCCCGTCTTCTCGAAGAGTCCCTTGGGGAAGTACTCAAGGACGAGCAGCACCTTGGTGAGGTTCTCGCCGAGCGGATGGAAGGTGACGACGCCCCTGGTCGTGCCCTTGTCGCCCTCCGTCGTCCAGGCGATGCGCTCGTCGGGCACCTGCTCCGTGATGGTGCCGCGCCACTGACGGTTCGACTTGGCGACCTTGACGTGCCATTTGGTGGTGACCTCGTCCTCCTGCTCGACGCCGACCACGCCCTTGGCGAACCGTTCGAAGTCCTGGAACTGCGTCCACTGGTCGTACGCCTCGCGCACCGGCACACCCACGTCGATGTCCTCGATGATGGTGTGCCCCTTGCCGCTGCCGCCCGAGGGGTCCTTGCCGTGCCCCTTGCCGGCGACGTCCTTCGCTTTCTCGGTGACGTCCTTGGCCTTCTCGGTGACGCCCTTGGCCTTCTCGGTCGCCTTGCCGGTGACGCCCTTGGCCTTCCCCGTGACGTCCTTCGCCTTTCCCGTGACGTCCTTCGCCTTGTCCACCAGCGCGTCCTTGGCATGCGACGCGGTCGACGTCAGTGACCCCGCGCTCACGTCGCTCAGCTTGCGCGCGCCCTCGCCCAGCCCGTGGCCCACGTTCTGGAGCATCAGCGACAGCCGGGCCTCGATGTACTCCTCCAGCTCTTCCTTCAGCCGGGTCGTGCCCGCGTTCCGACCGGCCTCCTCGCGCGTTTCGCTGAGGGTGCCGGCACCCGCCGAGCCGCCTTTCGCCGTCCTGCCCTCAGTCATCGTCCTGCCTCCTCGACCGTGAGCCGGTGCCGCTCTTGGTGCGGATCGCGGCGGCGGTCTTCTTCTTCGGGCGCGGTTCGCTCTTCCGGGCCGTCGACCCGCTTCGCTGCGCCGTCGAGCGTCCACCGCTCCGCCGCGCCGAGGTCCCTGCGCCGGCCTTCGCGTCCCGGCCCTTCCGGCCCTCTCCGGCCTTCTCGTCGTCCTCGGCCTGGTCCTGCGCCTCGTCCTCTTCGGCCGGTTCCTTCTCCTCGGCCTCGTCCTCGTCCTCGGCCTCGTCCTCTTCGGGAGGTCCCTTCTTCTCCTCCTCCTCTTCCTCCTCGTCCTCGGCCTGGTCCTGCTCGCCGGTCGCCTCGGCCCGTTCCCGCAGGCCCGCCGTGCGTTCGTGCAGGGCTCCGGCGAGGCTGTCGGCCTTCGCCGTCAGTACGGAGGTCGCCGCGGCCTTGCTCGCGTCCGTCAGCTCGGTGCGCACCTGCCGGGTGATGTTGCCGATGAACGGGGAGTCGAGCGCCTTGCCGAGCTGTCCGGGCCTGACCCGGGATCCGGCCAGCAGGGCGCCGAGGCCGATGGCGGCCTTGGCCTTCTTCGTCCGCCCCAGCAGATAACCGCCCAGGACGGCCGCGCCGATCGTGGCGTTGTTCATGATCCTGTCTTCTTTCCGTGCCTGAGCCTTCCGTGCCCGAGCGCCTCACGGACCGGGCTGTGCACCCTGCTGGAGCCGGTAGGCGCTGATCTCCTCCAGACGGTGCAGCAACTCCTCCTCGCGCCGCGCGAACTCCTCCTCGTCGACGCGCCCCTCGGTCCGCGCCCGCTCCAGGTTCACCAGCTCCTCCTGGATGGGGGCCGGGTCGTAGTACTCGTCCTCCGCGGCCTGTCTCACCTTGTCGACCACCCAACCGACACCCCGCACGGGGGCGACCGGCAACGTCAGGATGGTCCCGACCAGTCCCACCACCACACCGCCTCCTCAGGCTGAACGGTCAACGGTCATACGAAGCTGTACGGCGGCAGCGGGCCGCGCAGCCGCAGTTCCACCCCCTCTCCCAGGGCCTCGGCCAGCTCGCCGCCGGCCTCGGTGAACTCGTCGGACCGTTCGCCGTCCACCAGGAAGGACGCGTTCACGAAGTACTGCGAAGACGGCGGCGTGACCTGCTCGGCCAGGGTGTAGGGCCGCAGCGCGGCGAGGACCTCCTCGCCCAGCGCCTCCTGCCGGGCCTGCACCTCCTGGGCCACCAGCTCGCCGAGGGCGAGGCGGTCCTCGTACGTGCCGCCGCCCTCGCGGATCGCCTCGTTCAGCTCACGGGCCCGCGGGGACTCCGTCAGGATGGTGCGCAGGAGGGTGTCCTCGTCCAGGACGCCCTTGACGTTGAACTCCGCGCGGCCGGTCAGCTCGTCGAGGCGCCGGGAGAACGCCTCGGCCCGCTCCTGGAGCAGGGCCTCCACGGCGGCCTCGTCCTGGGCGACGAACCCGAAGCTCATCGGCAGGATGGCGCCGTCGGCCCACAGCTGTTCCTGGACCTCGTGGTGCGCCTCGACGTCCCGGCGGCTGACCGACAGGTCCTCGGGGGTCTCGCTGACGACGGCGCGGAGTTCGCCGCTGCTGACGGCGTGCAGGTCGGCGGGGTCCTCCCCGACGCCCTTGACGTCGTCCAGGCCCAGCGGATGCGCCGCCTTGGTGATCGCGTACACGTACACGGACATCGGCTCGCTCACTCCTCACGGTCCCTGGAGGAACGGCGGCTCGTGCCGCTCCGCTCGGAGCGCACGCGCTGCTTCTCGCGCCCGGATTCGCGCTCGTCGTCGTCCCCGCGCCCCTTCTGGAGCGACTCGGTGACGGCCTGGACCGCGCCCGTGAGCGCCCCTTTGCTCTTGCCCCGGGCGCCCGACTCGACGGTGTTCCCGACGATGTCCGTCAGCTGGGAGGGAGCCTTGCGTCCCGATTCCAGATCCAGCCGGTTGCACGCCTCCGCGAAGCGTAGATACGTGTCGACGCTGGCCACGACCACCCGGGCGTCGATCTTCAGGATCTCTATCCCGACCAGGGAGACCCGCGCGAACGCGTCGATGACCAGACCCCGGTCGAGGACGAGTTCCAGCACGTCGTAGAGGTTCCCCGAGCCGCCGCCACGGGCGGCTACGGCGCCGCCCTCGCCCTGCGGCACCACAGTCACGATCTCTTCCCTTCCGGTACGGGAAGCCGTACGTCAGGGGTCCGAGCCGACGGCGTCAGTGGCAGCTGTGGCTCGTGCCGCAGCTGTCGCCTCGGCGGCTCAGCGGGTGTCGCCCCGGTCGATCTGCGCGCGCGTGTACCGGCGTCCGCGCTCGTACGCCAGCAGTTTGCCCGCGGGATCCAGAACGACCCGGTAGCCGGCCATCACACTGGTCGTCTGCGGGATGCGCTCCAGTTCCAGGACCTCGACCTGGGCCTCCCAGCCCTCTTCGGTCGGCTTCAGCGCGGAAACAGACTCGGGAGCGCGGCCCAGCAACTCGGTGAGCTGCTCGATCGCGCTCCGCATGGCCTCGGGCGCGGAGAGCCGGTCCTCGGCGGGCTTCTGCCGCGACGAGGAACGCTGCTTCTCCGACTCATGGCCGCTCGTGATCATCACCTTCTCGCTCTGCTCCCATCATCGACCTCCACCACCGCACCTGCCACTCCTGAGCCGTACCCGGCCCCCGGCGGCCCTCAGCTCCGCGCGGCGTCGGCTGTCAGATACGTGTTCAGGTGCCCGGCGCCCCCCAGCATCGCCGCCGTGCGGGTGGTCAGGGCGGTGTGGCGGGTCTCGATGGCGGTGTGGAGGGCTTCGGTGGTGCCTTCTCGGCGGAGGGCCTCGAGGACGGGGCGGATGTGGTCGAGGAGGTAGTGGTTGCGACGGAGGGCGAGGATGAAGCGGGCGTCGCGTACTTCTTCGGGGGTGTAGTGGCGGTAGCCGGTGCCGGGCTCGCGGTGGGGGGAGAGGAGACCGGCGGCCTCCCAGACGCGGAGCGTGGACGTGCGGACGCCGAGCAGCGCGGCGACCTCGCCGATCAGCAGGTCGGTGCCGGGGACGTCGTCCTCGGGCGGCTCCCCGGCCAGCGTCTGAAGTGCCTCGCTCGTCGCCCGCAGCGACACCCGCTCCGCGTGCAGCGCCGCGTGCTCCGCGTCCACCAGGGCCAGCGCCCCGGGCACGTCCCCCTCGTGCACGGTCCGCATGATCCGCGTCGCCGCCACCGCCCCGTACCCCTTCGACAGCGCCCGGTACGTCAGCAGCGCCCGCCGGTGCGCGTCCCCGAAGACCCGGTAACCGGAGCCGGTGCGCGGGACGGGCGGCAGGACGCCCGCCTCCTCGTAGTTGCGGATCTGCTGGGTGGAGACACCGGAGAGCCGGGCGAGGTCGACGGGGCGCAGGCGGGCGGCGACGGCAGTCGGAGGTTGCTCGGGTCGGGACATCGAGTTGAAGGTTAGGGCGGTTCGGCGAGTGGGGGAGGGGACTCCTGTGTGACCGGGGACACAGGGACGGCCGGCGCCGGGCGGACAGGGGGAGGCGTGGAACTTTCTTTACGAGCCCGCGTACGGGACGGCGATCCGGAGGCGTTC from Streptomyces sp. DSM 40750 includes these protein-coding regions:
- a CDS encoding FkbM family methyltransferase, translated to MPLAIRLPHHSGVLEADGSYPRALNVLSRKQTAVQRQLRRSGLAGYEPVTQATLLALAQQAPPGSAVYDVGAHIGLYAALIDAVYGHRLSVHAFEPTPDTARICEDIRRHNGLGFELITSAVSDTPGTAELCLSLKGESSNSLNAAHRKHTETVSVPVTTLDAFTEERSARPHLIKIDVETLEGQVLAGALETVRRHRPWIVLEILPSSDHDALGRALDVLTELGYGLHLLQPESPWPGRNRGDYRRHVGGQCRDWLLAPAPLTYDFHHAVRTWLRAILACDERTNLIVPAGVFFPHGWNAPYRSALASEVHDRLSWRKSRPGRVQART
- a CDS encoding DUF397 domain-containing protein; this encodes MEVAPGFPGLVPVRDSKNPDGPVMVINRSAWHRFVDTVRTLP
- a CDS encoding helix-turn-helix domain-containing protein, whose translation is MTRRNAEGAGGAGSSVLFGEVLRHFREAALLTQEALAKQIPCDRSQVAKIEAGTRVPSEQFAKRCDAVLDTGGVLTRMWGKVDWYPQVEHPDWFKRRAEMDAEVVDLRAYHERVIPGLLQTVDYMEALFSRRRRTSEEVEERVRARLSRQQRFLEPDGPFYAVVLDESCLRNLVGSPAVMRGQCAHLLDVAERANVHIQVAPAGLSGLIRPNGSMSLITLPDGHKWVYSETLDRGYFSDDPAVFGRYSQTYDVLRADAPSARESAALISDAMKGYEHHGQVPTERGDLDQEQLQRRQRRRLHRSSPRFPRTRPRPRQQEP
- a CDS encoding DUF7848 domain-containing protein, coding for MRQRDEGGLGRPPVPVPGCVTCAELAVRRDEARARYDRSAETDANVLLRHHQRRDHTTAPRTRRVFRYVPYVIAQDTTAEPEYEARCVSGDEEECGAESGVRHDPAAVEQWQRKHTQETRHLRYRRSFGDYSVLEPLG
- a CDS encoding GntR family transcriptional regulator, producing the protein MSEPAVRVDTTSQVPPYEQIRAQLAALIVTGRLTEGERLPTVRQLATDLGLAPGTVARAYRELEAAELIRTRRGAGTRVAAPPTGPTRPYALQLATLARDFTASARALGADTDTILTAVRDALGPDRRGPES
- a CDS encoding isopenicillin N synthase family dioxygenase; protein product: MSDPKTPATPGGPRIPTIDLRPWLDGAPGARAAIARTVDEALQTAGFLLVTGHGVDPALRTRIREAARAFFTLPVEAKQAYEVKVGGRGWLGPGAEANGYAEGTETPPDLKESLTFATHEPFDDPVVNAEWYAPNVWPAEVPELRGLCEEYLARMGELEDLLLSLLGEALGLEPDFFSRHMSHPTYGFNINWYPGTEVIGDPVPGQFRIGPHTDFGTVTILDRQAGKGGLQVYTDEGGWEDAPYDPDAFTINIGDLMARWTGDRWRSGRHRVLPPPADEPAEELMSLVYFGECTPGTVVESVPAPVGRVAYPPVDSHVYLRAQLDSITVT
- a CDS encoding nucleoside deaminase, with product MDQPQSPAQARARAWLATAVEEARAGLAEGGIPIGAALYGPDGTLLGRGHNRRVQDGDPSMHAETAAFRAAGRQRTYRGTTMVTTLSPCWYCSGLVRQFGISRVVVGEAVTFHGGHDWLAEHGVEIVVLDDPECVSLMRDFIEHNPALWNEDIGE
- a CDS encoding gas vesicle protein K, encoding MATTPPPLPDGPPTDRLREVSEAANRAFSLLPARPDDITPAPTGRGGAVARRLRTDPDTVERDLVRLVLTIVELLRQLMERQALHRVDQGGLTEDQEERLGMTLMVLHDRMTELCDHYGLTLDDLNLDLGPLGTLLPPPST
- a CDS encoding gas vesicle protein, whose product is MSAYGEYEYDDYDRPISGRQVALIDLLDRLLSGGVVLTGDLVLSIADIDLVRVSLRAVIVAVREEMDKQWASALPEPAHDAQAGQWAPALPERTYAEGGGHGDDTATPA
- a CDS encoding gas vesicle protein, which gives rise to MPSSSPSPSSSPSSSRSPYPYNQGSSANLADILERVLDKGIVIVGDIRVNLLDIELLTIKLRLLVASVDKAKEIGIDWWEHDPALSSRASRSDGRRSLADENERLRAEVKELRQRVAESPPELSPSQPAERRRPRPTERKPREESRTAEPRRKRRKVVTDEDEEDRS
- a CDS encoding SRPBCC family protein is translated as MTEGRTAKGGSAGAGTLSETREEAGRNAGTTRLKEELEEYIEARLSLMLQNVGHGLGEGARKLSDVSAGSLTSTASHAKDALVDKAKDVTGKAKDVTGKAKGVTGKATEKAKGVTEKAKDVTEKAKDVAGKGHGKDPSGGSGKGHTIIEDIDVGVPVREAYDQWTQFQDFERFAKGVVGVEQEDEVTTKWHVKVAKSNRQWRGTITEQVPDERIAWTTEGDKGTTRGVVTFHPLGENLTKVLLVLEYFPKGLFEKTGSLVRAQGRRARLDLKLYRTFVMMRGEATGGWRGEIHDAEVQEPEAADEERDEDEERDEDEETEEGEEGQEGAEPEDEYDEEQKEADEDENEAEAEAAEDDEDYGPEEEWEEEEEADEDEDGGRKETRSSEP
- a CDS encoding ABC transporter substrate-binding protein, translated to MNNATIGAAVLGGYLLGRTKKAKAAIGLGALLAGSRVRPGQLGKALDSPFIGNITRQVRTELTDASKAAATSVLTAKADSLAGALHERTAGLRERAEATGEQDQAEDEEEEEEEKKGPPEEDEAEDEDEAEEKEPAEEDEAQDQAEDDEKAGEGRKGRDAKAGAGTSARRSGGRSTAQRSGSTARKSEPRPKKKTAAAIRTKSGTGSRSRRQDDD
- a CDS encoding gas vesicle protein GvpG, whose translation is MGLVGTILTLPVAPVRGVGWVVDKVRQAAEDEYYDPAPIQEELVNLERARTEGRVDEEEFARREEELLHRLEEISAYRLQQGAQPGP